The following proteins are co-located in the Bombus pyrosoma isolate SC7728 linkage group LG12, ASM1482585v1, whole genome shotgun sequence genome:
- the LOC122573847 gene encoding dedicator of cytokinesis protein 3 isoform X3 — translation MGRHMEETLRGTGKLQVRHAAQSDAGIAGMAATTFGRHAHYRSNAGTQVANYQQSGLGKSETGLGPGAPSGCSYGGSGNDVNRGTLSRGSSARGTLRRKEHRKVLTHHLYFCMRDFGHSIGEDTEIYFSLYDAKRNQYLSERFLVRISKEGFSSFIEKIHSNCTIFTDLGNADLSRDLYMVAHVMRCGRMLYSDSGKNKAGTATYRRPHGVAVLSLAEATQDHTEELEMTFKVCQGEEKEFHQLHEQIIRNNKCSPLPGQPNYGIVVSLRVLHGELTQVREENPLLFKNICLTKKLGFSDVIMPGDVRNDLYLKLERGEFERGGKSTGKNIEVTILVLDADGQPLEECLFGAAGMEGSSEYQSLVIYHHNSPSWAETVRLAIPIDKFYGSHVRFEFRHCSTREKNDKKLFSFAFVRLMEPGGATLQDGPHELYIYKCEDRSKLDSLSYLSLPSSAREPNVTGSPAFSRSPKEAVFVQTLLCSTKLTQNVDLLSLLQWKAHPERISEALGRVLRLDGEELVKFLQDILDALFSMFHTEDGNSTAHSGLVFQVLVSIFSLLEDSKFEHFKPVMDAYISGHFAAALVYKGLLSSVQHCADWVTAAEKQEPIIKCFRSLEYIFKFIIQSRLLFARATAGQYEDSFKRDLYCVFAALNKMLGIPYEMVLHSQIALLYSISAVFEQLVAVLPVLEVAKLACTMLDSVPREPPLQLTQAKLTAIKNLTTSLLFREDNESRNLLLVTMCRHLRIHLVRREELRSCTEILGEILSFLYKRGRDTNKVNNCIQHDVETLCLSILDVLIQTILIVINTSGPVLGCLVACLIGLLQLLDEYHYVRLWEELAHTGERKPLKDFLLRVFLVLRDLVRQEVFPPDWLVIRMQANSIILKSLQELAQPLASQASFDSQLWSTYFNLAVAYLTQPSLQLEQFSEVKREKIIEKYRDMRVFMGFQILSMWNHLGDRKLEFIPGMVGPFLEVTLVPESELRKATLHIFFDMMECEQRARGSFKSVESELIDKLDILISENKGDDEYRQLFNTMEHLSAVLLDRVQSEDPTWKDSGTAFITSITRLLERLLDYRSVIQGDENRDKRMSCTVNLLNFYKNEFNRKEMYLRYIYKLHDLHLVAENYTEAGFTMKLYADQLGWGSTILPADHLHPQQPEWQRKEVLYHKIIHDLDRGKCWEKGIPLCKELAVLYETRLYDYAKLSHLLKLQAKLLDNILTQLRPEPEYFRVGFYGLSFPLFVRNKLFIYRGLEYERIGAFTQRLQTEFPSAQILMKNSPPDESILISEGQYIQICNVKPIPEENSLACRGAEVPERVVAFYLVNDVRKFIFDRPLHRGPVDRENEFKSLWIERTTLTTEAKLPGILRWFEVIEKRSELLAPVQYACETMLSVERELRRLVAQYTAEPNRNINPFSMRLQGIIDANVMGGITKYQEAFLTPEFARQNPDMVPHVNRLKSLILDQMSVLEAGLNLHGQIAPAGVQPLHKRLNERFTQLKQGLGPLARQRTIHQDSIVNSPLPPLPVNEKQRPATLETAGCRISHADSDGLPEDEGFYTKVDGGPPPIPQREVRPRSVGYGTTPPRPTHQRSLSKPLSPKLPLRHSLPTPTDGVDQTGLRTSWSEPGPESAPPLPPRGCTPDKRDSNTNIVVPPAPPKRLAYKRNTEWSTDDDSEAQNEPNDLRDSGISTASLLDFQSHLTNLNNLGYEDFEPRARCNDIMNISPPSVINALNVSTGNFANVTFQGSHSLPGQELSPPPIPPKAHQDTPSAPSTLERVSNRSQSHGHSENYSVPKLQTLSMASDTESTV, via the exons GAAACTGGGCTTGGACCTGGTGCCCCGTCAGGGTGCTCATATGGTGGATCCGGAAACGATGTCAATCGTGGAACTCTATCACGTG GGTCGTCGGCTAGGGGAACCCTCAGGCGGAAGGAGCACAGAAAGGTGCTGACCCATCACCTGTATTTCTGCATGAGGGATTTCGGCCATTCGATCGGCGAGGACACGGAAATCTACTTCTCCTTGTACGACGCGAAACGAAATCAATATCTAAGCGAACGTTTCCTGGTTCGAATCTCGAAAGAGGGATTCTCCAGCTTCATAGAGAAGATTCATAGTAATTGCACGATTTTTACGGATCTCGGCAATGCGGACCTTAGCAGGGATCTTTACATGGTCGCACACGTGATGCGATGCGGCAGGATGCTTTACTCTGATTCAGGCAAAAACAAAGCGGGGACTGCCACTTACAGGAGACCTCACGGTGTCGCGGTCCTCTCGCTTGCCGAAGCCACGCAGGATCACACGGAGGAACTCGAAATGACGTTCAAG GTATGCCAAGGGGAAGAAAAGGAGTTTCACCAGTTACACGAACAGATTATTCGTAACAACAAGTGTTCCCCGCTTCCGGGCCAGCCTAATTACGGCATAGTGGTTTCACTGCGCGTCCTGCACGGCGAGTTGACTCAAGTTCGCGAGGAGAATCCACtgcttttcaaaaatatctgtCTAACGAAGAAGCTAGGGTTCTCCGACGTGATCATGCCGGGTGACGTGAGAAACGACTTGTACCTGAAACTGGAACGTGGCGAGTTCGAACGAGGCGGAAAATCCACTGGGAAAAATATCGAG GTGACGATTTTGGTCTTGGACGCGGATGGTCAACCTCTGGAAGAATGCTTGTTTGGCGCGGCTGGGATGGAGGGCAGTTCCGAGTATCAAAGTTTAGTTATATATCATCACAACAGCCCATCGTGGGCCGAGACAGTTCGATTGGCCATACCTATAGACAAGTTTTACGGAAGCCACGTCCGCTTTGAATTCCGGCACTGTTCCA CACGCGAGAAGAACGACAAGAAATTGTTCTCCTTCGCCTTCGTGCGTCTTATGGAACCTGGGGGAGCTACTCTTCAGGATGGCCCCCACGAGCTATATATTTACAAGTGCGAAGATCGTTCCAAGTTGGATTCGTTAAGTTACCTCTCTTTGCCTAGCAGCGCTCGAGAACCGAATGTAACAG GTTCACCAGCATTTTCCAGATCCCCCAAAGAGGCCGTATTCGTACAAACGTTGCTTTGCAGCACAAAATTGACGCAAAACGTAGACCTCCTGAGCCTGTTGCAATGGAAGGCACATCCGGAACGAATATCAGAGGCTTTAGGTCGTGTACTGCGGCTGGACGGCGAGGAATTGGTCAAGTTTCTACAGGACATTTTAGATGCGCTGTTTTCCATGTTCCACACAGAGGATGGTAACTCCACGGCTCATTCGGGTTTAGTCTTCCAAGTGCTCGTCTCCATTTTCAGCCTTCTCGAGGATTCCAAGTTCGAGCATTTCAAACCTGTCATGGATGCTTACATTTCCGGCCACTTTGCCGCTGCATTGGTATATAAAGGTCTTCTAAGTAGCGTGCAACATTGTGCAGATTGGGTGACCGCGGCGGAGAAGCAAGAGCCTATAATCAAGTGTTTCCGTTCTCTGGAATATATCTTCAAGTTCATCATTCAAAGTCGCCTATTATTCGCCAGAGCAACGGCTGGTCAATACGAGGACAGTTTCAAGCGTGATCTGTACTGCGTTTTCGCCGCATTGAACAAGATGTTGGGCATCCCGTACGAAATGGTGCTTCACTCTCAGATAGCCTTGCTTTACTCCATCTCGGCAGTCTTCGAACAGCTAGTCGCCGTGCTGCCAGTTCTCGAGGTGGCGAAACTCGCTTGCACGATGCTCGACTCGGTGCCAAGAGAACCACCGTTGCAGCTCACGCAGGCTAAATTAACGGCTATTAAAAATCTGACCACCTCGTTGTTGTTTCGCGAGGACAACGAGAGTAGGAATCTGCTGTTGGTTACGATGTGTAGACACTTGAGGATCCATTTGGTTAGACGAGAGGAACTTAGATCCTGTACGGAGATTCTAGGAGAAATCCTCAGCTTTTTATACAAAAGGGGGCGAGATACTAACAAGGTTAATAACTGTATTCAACACGACGTCGAGACCCTCTGCCTTTCTATCTTGGATGTGTTGATACAGACGATTCTGATTGTAATAAATACCAGTGGCCCCGTGTTGGGCTGCCTGGTAGCTTGCTTGATAGGCTTGCTTCAGCTTCTAGACGAATATCATTACGTTCGACTTTGGGAGGAGCTAGCTCACACAGGTGAACGAAAACCCCTGAAGGATTTTCTTTTGAGAGTCTTCTTAGTTCTCCGTGATCTCGTCAGACAGGAAGTTTTTCCACCCGACTGGTTAGTAATTAGAATGCAGGCGAACAGTATTATCTTAAAGTCCCTGCAGGAACTCGCTCAGCCTTTGGCCTCGCAAGCTAGCTTCGATTCGCAGCTCTGGTCCACGTATTTTAATCTAGCCGTAGCGTACCTCACTCAGCCATCTCTACAACTCGAACAATTTTCGGAAGTGAAGCGTGAAAAGATCATTGAGAAATACAGGGACATGAGAGTGTTCATGGGCTTTCAAATACTCTCCATGTGGAATCATTTGGGTGATCGTAAATTGGAGTTTATTCCTGGAATGGTAGGCCCCTTCTTGGAAGTTACCTTAGTTCCCGAGAGTGAGCTGAGGAAGGCCACTTTGCACATCTTTTTCGATATGATGGAGTGCGAGCAACGAGCTCGTGGTAGCTTCAAATCCGTGGAATCGGAATTGATCGATAAACTGGATATCCTGATCAGCGAGAATAAAGGTGACGACGAGTACAGACAGTTGTTTAACACAAT GGAGCATCTTAGCGCCGT ATTATTGGACAGAGTTCAGTCAGAAGATCCAACCTGGAAGGACAGCGGAACTGCTTTCATCACGTCAATTACGCGTTTGCTGGAAAGACTGCTAGATTACAGGAGCGTAATTCAGGGGGACGAGAATCGCGACAAGCGTATGTCGTGCACTGTTAATCTATTG aatttttacaagAATGAATTCAATCGTAAAGAGATGTACCTGCGTTATATTTACAAGCTTCACGACCTACATTTGGTAGCTGAAAATTATACAGAAGCTGgatttacaatgaaattatacgcCGATCAGCTTGGTTggggttctacaattttaccTGCTGATCACTTGCATCCGCAACAGCCAGAGTGGCAGAGAAAAGAGGTCCTTTATCATAAGATAATTCATGACTTAGATCGAGGCAAATGTTGGGAGAAAGGTATTCCTTTGTGTAAGGAATTGGCAGTGCTGTACGAGACTAGATTATACGACTATGCAAAATTAAGTCATCTACTGAAACTGCAAGCCAAATTACTGGACAATATATTGACGCAACTTCGGCCAGAGCCGGAGTACTTTAGAGTAGGATTCTACGGTCTTAGTTTTCCTCTTTTCGTTAGG aataaattattcatctaTCGCGGTTTAGAATACGAAAGAATAGGGGCATTCACACAGCGATTACAGACTGAATTTCCAAGCGCACAAATATTAATGAAGAATTCACCGCCTGATGAGAGCATCCTTATCTCCGAGGGGCAAT atatacaaatttgtaaCGTCAAACCAATCCCCGAGGAGAACAGCCTAGCCTGTCGAGGAGCAGAAGTGCCAGAAAGAGTGGTCGCCTTTTATCTAGTTAACGACGTTCGGAAGTTTATCTTTGATCGACCACTTCACAGAGGCCCTGTTGACCGAGAGAACGAGTTCAAATCTCTCTGGATCGAAAGAACCACGTTGACCACAGAGGCGAAACTACCCGGTATACTTAGATGGTTTGAGGTGATCGAGAAGAGATCTGAACTACTAGCGCCTGTACAATACGCCTGTGAAACTATGCTGAGCGTGGAGAGAGAATTGAGGAGACTTGTCGCGCAATACACTGCCGAACCTAATCGAAATATTAACCCCTTTAGCATGAGACTCCAAGGTATCATCGACGCGAACGTTATGGGTGGTATCACCAAATACCAAGAAGCCTTTCTTACGCCTGAATTCGCTAGACAAAATCCGGACATGGTGCCACACGTAAACAGACTGAAGAGTTTGATTCTCGACCAAATGAGCGTTTTGGAGGCGGGATTAAATTTACACGGACAAATTGCACCAGCTGGCGTGCAACCGCTACACAAGAGACTCAACGAAAGATTTACACAGCTGAAACAAGGTCTCGGTCCACTAGCAAGACAAAGAACAATTCATCAAGACAGCATTGTCAA ttCACCGTTACCTCCGTTACCCGTTAACGAAAAGCAACGTCCAGCTACATTGGAAACGGCAGGTTGCAGAATTTCTCACGCGGACAGCGATGGCCTACCTGAGGATGAAGGTTTCTACACAAAAGTAGACGGTGGGCCACCACCTATACCGCAGCGTGAAGTACGGCCACGTTCTGTGGGCTATGGGACTACTCCGCCTAGACCCACGCATCAAAGATCTCTGAGCAAACCGTTAAGTCCGAAGTTACCATTGAGACATTCTTTACCTACGCCAACGGATGGAGTGGATCAGACCGGTCTAAGAACGTCATGGAGCGAACCTGGTCCTGAATCAGCGCCACCATTGCCTCCTAGAGGTTGCA CGCCTGATAAGAGAGATTCGAATACAAACATTGTAGTACCACCCGCGCCGCCAAAACGTTTAGCGTACAAACGTAACACAGAGTGGAGCACGGACGATGATTCGGAAGCACAAAATGAGCCGAATGACCTTCGCGATAGCGGTATATCAACTGCTAGTTTATTAGATTTCCAGTCGCATTTGACTAACTTAAATAATCTCGGTTACGAGGACTTCGAACCACGGGCAAGGTGCAACGacattatgaatatttcaccTCCGTCTGTAATAAATGCGCTAAACGTCTCTACAGGAAATTTCGCGAACGTTACATTCCAAGGGTCACATTCTTTACCAGGTCAAGAG CTGAGTCCACCACCGATACCGCCGAAAGCACATCAAGATACCCCGTCGGCTCCATCGACCTTGGAAAGAGTATCGAATCGCTCGCAGTCTCATGGTCATTCGGAAAATTATTCGGTACCGAAACTCCAAACATTGTCTATGGCGTCTGACACCGAAAGCACTGTGTAG
- the LOC122573847 gene encoding dedicator of cytokinesis protein 3 isoform X4 yields MVDPETMSIVELYHVHVQSAENSLGSSARGTLRRKEHRKVLTHHLYFCMRDFGHSIGEDTEIYFSLYDAKRNQYLSERFLVRISKEGFSSFIEKIHSNCTIFTDLGNADLSRDLYMVAHVMRCGRMLYSDSGKNKAGTATYRRPHGVAVLSLAEATQDHTEELEMTFKVCQGEEKEFHQLHEQIIRNNKCSPLPGQPNYGIVVSLRVLHGELTQVREENPLLFKNICLTKKLGFSDVIMPGDVRNDLYLKLERGEFERGGKSTGKNIEVTILVLDADGQPLEECLFGAAGMEGSSEYQSLVIYHHNSPSWAETVRLAIPIDKFYGSHVRFEFRHCSTREKNDKKLFSFAFVRLMEPGGATLQDGPHELYIYKCEDRSKLDSLSYLSLPSSAREPNVTGSPAFSRSPKEAVFVQTLLCSTKLTQNVDLLSLLQWKAHPERISEALGRVLRLDGEELVKFLQDILDALFSMFHTEDGNSTAHSGLVFQVLVSIFSLLEDSKFEHFKPVMDAYISGHFAAALVYKGLLSSVQHCADWVTAAEKQEPIIKCFRSLEYIFKFIIQSRLLFARATAGQYEDSFKRDLYCVFAALNKMLGIPYEMVLHSQIALLYSISAVFEQLVAVLPVLEVAKLACTMLDSVPREPPLQLTQAKLTAIKNLTTSLLFREDNESRNLLLVTMCRHLRIHLVRREELRSCTEILGEILSFLYKRGRDTNKVNNCIQHDVETLCLSILDVLIQTILIVINTSGPVLGCLVACLIGLLQLLDEYHYVRLWEELAHTGERKPLKDFLLRVFLVLRDLVRQEVFPPDWLVIRMQANSIILKSLQELAQPLASQASFDSQLWSTYFNLAVAYLTQPSLQLEQFSEVKREKIIEKYRDMRVFMGFQILSMWNHLGDRKLEFIPGMVGPFLEVTLVPESELRKATLHIFFDMMECEQRARGSFKSVESELIDKLDILISENKGDDEYRQLFNTMEHLSAVLLDRVQSEDPTWKDSGTAFITSITRLLERLLDYRSVIQGDENRDKRMSCTVNLLNFYKNEFNRKEMYLRYIYKLHDLHLVAENYTEAGFTMKLYADQLGWGSTILPADHLHPQQPEWQRKEVLYHKIIHDLDRGKCWEKGIPLCKELAVLYETRLYDYAKLSHLLKLQAKLLDNILTQLRPEPEYFRVGFYGLSFPLFVRNKLFIYRGLEYERIGAFTQRLQTEFPSAQILMKNSPPDESILISEGQYIQICNVKPIPEENSLACRGAEVPERVVAFYLVNDVRKFIFDRPLHRGPVDRENEFKSLWIERTTLTTEAKLPGILRWFEVIEKRSELLAPVQYACETMLSVERELRRLVAQYTAEPNRNINPFSMRLQGIIDANVMGGITKYQEAFLTPEFARQNPDMVPHVNRLKSLILDQMSVLEAGLNLHGQIAPAGVQPLHKRLNERFTQLKQGLGPLARQRTIHQDSIVNSPLPPLPVNEKQRPATLETAGCRISHADSDGLPEDEGFYTKVDGGPPPIPQREVRPRSVGYGTTPPRPTHQRSLSKPLSPKLPLRHSLPTPTDGVDQTGLRTSWSEPGPESAPPLPPRGCTPDKRDSNTNIVVPPAPPKRLAYKRNTEWSTDDDSEAQNEPNDLRDSGISTASLLDFQSHLTNLNNLGYEDFEPRARCNDIMNISPPSVINALNVSTGNFANVTFQGSHSLPGQELSPPPIPPKAHQDTPSAPSTLERVSNRSQSHGHSENYSVPKLQTLSMASDTESTV; encoded by the exons ATGGTGGATCCGGAAACGATGTCAATCGTGGAACTCTATCACGTG CATGTTCAAAGCGCGGAAAATTCGCTAGGGTCGTCGGCTAGGGGAACCCTCAGGCGGAAGGAGCACAGAAAGGTGCTGACCCATCACCTGTATTTCTGCATGAGGGATTTCGGCCATTCGATCGGCGAGGACACGGAAATCTACTTCTCCTTGTACGACGCGAAACGAAATCAATATCTAAGCGAACGTTTCCTGGTTCGAATCTCGAAAGAGGGATTCTCCAGCTTCATAGAGAAGATTCATAGTAATTGCACGATTTTTACGGATCTCGGCAATGCGGACCTTAGCAGGGATCTTTACATGGTCGCACACGTGATGCGATGCGGCAGGATGCTTTACTCTGATTCAGGCAAAAACAAAGCGGGGACTGCCACTTACAGGAGACCTCACGGTGTCGCGGTCCTCTCGCTTGCCGAAGCCACGCAGGATCACACGGAGGAACTCGAAATGACGTTCAAG GTATGCCAAGGGGAAGAAAAGGAGTTTCACCAGTTACACGAACAGATTATTCGTAACAACAAGTGTTCCCCGCTTCCGGGCCAGCCTAATTACGGCATAGTGGTTTCACTGCGCGTCCTGCACGGCGAGTTGACTCAAGTTCGCGAGGAGAATCCACtgcttttcaaaaatatctgtCTAACGAAGAAGCTAGGGTTCTCCGACGTGATCATGCCGGGTGACGTGAGAAACGACTTGTACCTGAAACTGGAACGTGGCGAGTTCGAACGAGGCGGAAAATCCACTGGGAAAAATATCGAG GTGACGATTTTGGTCTTGGACGCGGATGGTCAACCTCTGGAAGAATGCTTGTTTGGCGCGGCTGGGATGGAGGGCAGTTCCGAGTATCAAAGTTTAGTTATATATCATCACAACAGCCCATCGTGGGCCGAGACAGTTCGATTGGCCATACCTATAGACAAGTTTTACGGAAGCCACGTCCGCTTTGAATTCCGGCACTGTTCCA CACGCGAGAAGAACGACAAGAAATTGTTCTCCTTCGCCTTCGTGCGTCTTATGGAACCTGGGGGAGCTACTCTTCAGGATGGCCCCCACGAGCTATATATTTACAAGTGCGAAGATCGTTCCAAGTTGGATTCGTTAAGTTACCTCTCTTTGCCTAGCAGCGCTCGAGAACCGAATGTAACAG GTTCACCAGCATTTTCCAGATCCCCCAAAGAGGCCGTATTCGTACAAACGTTGCTTTGCAGCACAAAATTGACGCAAAACGTAGACCTCCTGAGCCTGTTGCAATGGAAGGCACATCCGGAACGAATATCAGAGGCTTTAGGTCGTGTACTGCGGCTGGACGGCGAGGAATTGGTCAAGTTTCTACAGGACATTTTAGATGCGCTGTTTTCCATGTTCCACACAGAGGATGGTAACTCCACGGCTCATTCGGGTTTAGTCTTCCAAGTGCTCGTCTCCATTTTCAGCCTTCTCGAGGATTCCAAGTTCGAGCATTTCAAACCTGTCATGGATGCTTACATTTCCGGCCACTTTGCCGCTGCATTGGTATATAAAGGTCTTCTAAGTAGCGTGCAACATTGTGCAGATTGGGTGACCGCGGCGGAGAAGCAAGAGCCTATAATCAAGTGTTTCCGTTCTCTGGAATATATCTTCAAGTTCATCATTCAAAGTCGCCTATTATTCGCCAGAGCAACGGCTGGTCAATACGAGGACAGTTTCAAGCGTGATCTGTACTGCGTTTTCGCCGCATTGAACAAGATGTTGGGCATCCCGTACGAAATGGTGCTTCACTCTCAGATAGCCTTGCTTTACTCCATCTCGGCAGTCTTCGAACAGCTAGTCGCCGTGCTGCCAGTTCTCGAGGTGGCGAAACTCGCTTGCACGATGCTCGACTCGGTGCCAAGAGAACCACCGTTGCAGCTCACGCAGGCTAAATTAACGGCTATTAAAAATCTGACCACCTCGTTGTTGTTTCGCGAGGACAACGAGAGTAGGAATCTGCTGTTGGTTACGATGTGTAGACACTTGAGGATCCATTTGGTTAGACGAGAGGAACTTAGATCCTGTACGGAGATTCTAGGAGAAATCCTCAGCTTTTTATACAAAAGGGGGCGAGATACTAACAAGGTTAATAACTGTATTCAACACGACGTCGAGACCCTCTGCCTTTCTATCTTGGATGTGTTGATACAGACGATTCTGATTGTAATAAATACCAGTGGCCCCGTGTTGGGCTGCCTGGTAGCTTGCTTGATAGGCTTGCTTCAGCTTCTAGACGAATATCATTACGTTCGACTTTGGGAGGAGCTAGCTCACACAGGTGAACGAAAACCCCTGAAGGATTTTCTTTTGAGAGTCTTCTTAGTTCTCCGTGATCTCGTCAGACAGGAAGTTTTTCCACCCGACTGGTTAGTAATTAGAATGCAGGCGAACAGTATTATCTTAAAGTCCCTGCAGGAACTCGCTCAGCCTTTGGCCTCGCAAGCTAGCTTCGATTCGCAGCTCTGGTCCACGTATTTTAATCTAGCCGTAGCGTACCTCACTCAGCCATCTCTACAACTCGAACAATTTTCGGAAGTGAAGCGTGAAAAGATCATTGAGAAATACAGGGACATGAGAGTGTTCATGGGCTTTCAAATACTCTCCATGTGGAATCATTTGGGTGATCGTAAATTGGAGTTTATTCCTGGAATGGTAGGCCCCTTCTTGGAAGTTACCTTAGTTCCCGAGAGTGAGCTGAGGAAGGCCACTTTGCACATCTTTTTCGATATGATGGAGTGCGAGCAACGAGCTCGTGGTAGCTTCAAATCCGTGGAATCGGAATTGATCGATAAACTGGATATCCTGATCAGCGAGAATAAAGGTGACGACGAGTACAGACAGTTGTTTAACACAAT GGAGCATCTTAGCGCCGT ATTATTGGACAGAGTTCAGTCAGAAGATCCAACCTGGAAGGACAGCGGAACTGCTTTCATCACGTCAATTACGCGTTTGCTGGAAAGACTGCTAGATTACAGGAGCGTAATTCAGGGGGACGAGAATCGCGACAAGCGTATGTCGTGCACTGTTAATCTATTG aatttttacaagAATGAATTCAATCGTAAAGAGATGTACCTGCGTTATATTTACAAGCTTCACGACCTACATTTGGTAGCTGAAAATTATACAGAAGCTGgatttacaatgaaattatacgcCGATCAGCTTGGTTggggttctacaattttaccTGCTGATCACTTGCATCCGCAACAGCCAGAGTGGCAGAGAAAAGAGGTCCTTTATCATAAGATAATTCATGACTTAGATCGAGGCAAATGTTGGGAGAAAGGTATTCCTTTGTGTAAGGAATTGGCAGTGCTGTACGAGACTAGATTATACGACTATGCAAAATTAAGTCATCTACTGAAACTGCAAGCCAAATTACTGGACAATATATTGACGCAACTTCGGCCAGAGCCGGAGTACTTTAGAGTAGGATTCTACGGTCTTAGTTTTCCTCTTTTCGTTAGG aataaattattcatctaTCGCGGTTTAGAATACGAAAGAATAGGGGCATTCACACAGCGATTACAGACTGAATTTCCAAGCGCACAAATATTAATGAAGAATTCACCGCCTGATGAGAGCATCCTTATCTCCGAGGGGCAAT atatacaaatttgtaaCGTCAAACCAATCCCCGAGGAGAACAGCCTAGCCTGTCGAGGAGCAGAAGTGCCAGAAAGAGTGGTCGCCTTTTATCTAGTTAACGACGTTCGGAAGTTTATCTTTGATCGACCACTTCACAGAGGCCCTGTTGACCGAGAGAACGAGTTCAAATCTCTCTGGATCGAAAGAACCACGTTGACCACAGAGGCGAAACTACCCGGTATACTTAGATGGTTTGAGGTGATCGAGAAGAGATCTGAACTACTAGCGCCTGTACAATACGCCTGTGAAACTATGCTGAGCGTGGAGAGAGAATTGAGGAGACTTGTCGCGCAATACACTGCCGAACCTAATCGAAATATTAACCCCTTTAGCATGAGACTCCAAGGTATCATCGACGCGAACGTTATGGGTGGTATCACCAAATACCAAGAAGCCTTTCTTACGCCTGAATTCGCTAGACAAAATCCGGACATGGTGCCACACGTAAACAGACTGAAGAGTTTGATTCTCGACCAAATGAGCGTTTTGGAGGCGGGATTAAATTTACACGGACAAATTGCACCAGCTGGCGTGCAACCGCTACACAAGAGACTCAACGAAAGATTTACACAGCTGAAACAAGGTCTCGGTCCACTAGCAAGACAAAGAACAATTCATCAAGACAGCATTGTCAA ttCACCGTTACCTCCGTTACCCGTTAACGAAAAGCAACGTCCAGCTACATTGGAAACGGCAGGTTGCAGAATTTCTCACGCGGACAGCGATGGCCTACCTGAGGATGAAGGTTTCTACACAAAAGTAGACGGTGGGCCACCACCTATACCGCAGCGTGAAGTACGGCCACGTTCTGTGGGCTATGGGACTACTCCGCCTAGACCCACGCATCAAAGATCTCTGAGCAAACCGTTAAGTCCGAAGTTACCATTGAGACATTCTTTACCTACGCCAACGGATGGAGTGGATCAGACCGGTCTAAGAACGTCATGGAGCGAACCTGGTCCTGAATCAGCGCCACCATTGCCTCCTAGAGGTTGCA CGCCTGATAAGAGAGATTCGAATACAAACATTGTAGTACCACCCGCGCCGCCAAAACGTTTAGCGTACAAACGTAACACAGAGTGGAGCACGGACGATGATTCGGAAGCACAAAATGAGCCGAATGACCTTCGCGATAGCGGTATATCAACTGCTAGTTTATTAGATTTCCAGTCGCATTTGACTAACTTAAATAATCTCGGTTACGAGGACTTCGAACCACGGGCAAGGTGCAACGacattatgaatatttcaccTCCGTCTGTAATAAATGCGCTAAACGTCTCTACAGGAAATTTCGCGAACGTTACATTCCAAGGGTCACATTCTTTACCAGGTCAAGAG CTGAGTCCACCACCGATACCGCCGAAAGCACATCAAGATACCCCGTCGGCTCCATCGACCTTGGAAAGAGTATCGAATCGCTCGCAGTCTCATGGTCATTCGGAAAATTATTCGGTACCGAAACTCCAAACATTGTCTATGGCGTCTGACACCGAAAGCACTGTGTAG